One part of the Melospiza melodia melodia isolate bMelMel2 chromosome 3, bMelMel2.pri, whole genome shotgun sequence genome encodes these proteins:
- the EFCAB2 gene encoding dynein regulatory complex protein 8: MAEREEKGEDALVAEIEKKITETFEVFDRESNKTVDVREIGCIVRALGCFPTEAEVQKLLEQIEVEEPGGFVHLEHFLPVMTKVLLDKRFQPIPEDVILHAFEALDENKCGYITKDDLVKHLTQGGEPFTQEEMEDMLAVALDPETDILHYRDYRVKLVVD; the protein is encoded by the exons ATGCCCTAGTAGCTGAAATTGAGAAAAAGATTACAGAAACTTTTGAGGTGTTTGACCGTGAATCCAATAAAACTGTGGATGTCAG GGAGATTGGTTGCATTGTCAGAGCACTGGGTTGCTTCCCAACTGAGGCAGAAGTACAGAAACTGCTTGAACAG ATAGAAGTAGAAGAACCGGGTGGATTTGTTCATCTGGAACATTTTCTTCCAGTGATGACAAAAGTTCTACTTGACAAAAG ATTCCAACCTATTCCAGAAGATGTTATTCTACATGCATTTGAG GCTTTGGATGAGAATAAGTGTGGATATATTACTAAAGACGACCTGGTCAAACATTTGACTCAAGGAG GTGAGCCCTTTACTCAGGAGGAAATGGAGGACATGCTTGCTGTTGCTTTAGATCCAGAAACAGACATCCTTCACTACAGAGATTACCGTGTAAAGCTGGTAGTAGATTAA